A portion of the Micromonospora tarapacensis genome contains these proteins:
- a CDS encoding pyridoxal phosphate-dependent decarboxylase family protein produces the protein MTLPVHTAEATPTRPTPEPTPARGHLLSDGTVTQYRRAVAAGTDRVARRMTEVTGPFTGVRPDELAPLVEAIDLDRPLGDTTAALDELDEVYLRDAVWFHHPRYLAHLNCPVVIPALLGEAVLSAVNSSMDTWDQSAGGTLIERRLIEWTADRIGLGPAADGVFTSGGTQSNLHGLLLAREEALAGATPTDRRILLPQLRIIASAAGHFSVQKAAKLLGLAPDAVVVVETGPDRRMRPGAVRHEIARCRRAGLTVMAVVATAGTTDFGTIDPLDEIAEVCATAGVWLHVDAAYGCGLLVSPTRRHLLDGIERADSVTVDYHKSFFQPVSSSALVVRDRRTLRHATWHADYLNPARMVAQRIPNQVDKSLQTTRRFDALKLWLTLRVMGPDAVGELFDEVCDRAVQAWELVAADPRFEVLTRSQLSTVVFRWRPTGPGRELADAANLRAREALAASGLAVVAGTKVDGRQYLKFTVLNPATTADDVAYVLDLIAEHAGRYVHQHAGSPTADLTCPVG, from the coding sequence CACGCAGTACCGCCGGGCGGTCGCCGCCGGCACCGACCGGGTCGCCCGGCGGATGACCGAGGTGACCGGACCGTTCACCGGCGTACGCCCGGACGAACTGGCCCCGCTGGTGGAGGCGATCGACCTGGACCGGCCGTTGGGGGACACCACCGCCGCGCTGGACGAACTGGACGAGGTCTACCTGCGCGACGCGGTCTGGTTCCACCACCCGCGCTACCTGGCCCACCTCAACTGCCCGGTGGTGATCCCGGCGCTGCTGGGTGAGGCGGTGCTCAGCGCGGTCAACTCCTCGATGGACACCTGGGACCAGAGCGCCGGCGGCACCCTCATCGAGCGGCGGTTGATCGAGTGGACGGCCGACCGGATCGGCCTCGGCCCGGCCGCCGACGGGGTATTCACCAGCGGCGGCACCCAATCCAACCTGCACGGCCTGCTGCTGGCCCGGGAGGAGGCCCTGGCCGGGGCGACCCCGACCGACCGGCGGATCCTGCTGCCCCAGCTGCGGATCATCGCCTCGGCGGCCGGCCACTTCAGCGTGCAGAAGGCCGCCAAGCTGCTCGGCCTGGCACCGGACGCGGTCGTGGTGGTGGAGACCGGCCCGGACCGCCGGATGCGGCCCGGCGCCGTCCGGCACGAGATCGCCCGCTGCCGGCGCGCCGGGCTGACCGTGATGGCCGTGGTGGCCACCGCCGGCACCACCGACTTCGGCACCATCGACCCGCTCGACGAGATCGCCGAGGTGTGCGCCACCGCCGGGGTGTGGCTGCACGTGGACGCCGCGTACGGCTGCGGGCTGCTGGTCTCGCCGACCCGCCGGCACCTGCTCGACGGCATCGAGCGGGCCGACTCGGTGACCGTCGACTACCACAAGTCCTTCTTCCAGCCGGTCAGCTCCAGTGCGCTGGTGGTCCGGGACCGGCGGACGTTGCGGCACGCCACCTGGCACGCCGACTACCTCAACCCGGCCCGGATGGTCGCCCAGCGCATTCCCAACCAGGTCGACAAGAGCCTGCAGACCACCCGCCGCTTCGACGCCCTCAAGCTCTGGCTGACCCTGCGGGTGATGGGTCCGGACGCCGTCGGGGAACTCTTCGACGAGGTCTGCGACCGGGCCGTGCAGGCGTGGGAACTGGTCGCCGCCGACCCCCGGTTCGAGGTGCTCACCCGGTCCCAGCTGAGCACGGTGGTCTTCCGGTGGCGGCCCACCGGGCCCGGCCGGGAGTTGGCCGACGCGGCCAACCTGAGGGCCCGGGAGGCGCTGGCCGCCTCCGGCCTCGCCGTGGTCGCCGGCACCAAGGTCGACGGCCGGCAGTACCTCAAGTTCACCGTGCTCAACCCGGCCACCACCGCCGACGACGTCGCCTACGTCCTCGACCTGATCGCCGAGCACGCCGGCCGGTACGTGCACCAGCACGCCGGCTCGCCCA